Proteins from a single region of Synchiropus splendidus isolate RoL2022-P1 chromosome 3, RoL_Sspl_1.0, whole genome shotgun sequence:
- the ctdspla gene encoding CTD (carboxy-terminal domain, RNA polymerase II, polypeptide A) small phosphatase-like a isoform X1 encodes MDNTSIITQVANPKEEENNSTSPDKVSQSNSSLKKQRSRSIFSPFFCCFRNYNDYHVEAPATNKTLTLPPTPEENGSPPKCDPVQVFPGPPAKFLLPEVSISDYGKNCVVIDLDETLVHSSFKPISNADFIVPVEIDGTVHQVYVLKRPHVDEFLQKMGELFECVLFTASLAKYADPVADLLDQWSVFRARLFRESCVFHRGNYVKDLSRLGRELSKVIIIDNSPASYIFHPENAVPVQSWFDDMADTELLDLIPLFEGLSKEEDVYSLLQSLRDR; translated from the exons TCTCTCAGTCCAACAGCAGCCTAAAGAAGCAGCGGAGTCGCAGCATCTTTAGccccttcttctgctgcttccgAAACTACAATGACTACCATGTGGAGGCCCCGGCCACCAACAAGACCCTCACTCTTCCCCCCACACCGGAGGAGAACGGCAGTCCTCCCAAA tGTGACCCGGTCCAAGTTTTCCCTGGT CCTCCAGCCAAGTTCCTGTTGCCGGAGGTCAGTATATCAGACTATGGCAAGAACTGTGTGGTGATCGACCTGGACGAGACCCTCGTTCACAGCTCCTTCAAG CCTATTAGCAATGCCGACTTCATCGTTCCAGTGGAGATAGATGGGACTGTTCACCAG GTGTACGTGCTGAAGAGACCCCATGTGGACGAGTTCCTCCAGAAGATGGGGGAGCTGTTTGAGTGTGTTCTCTTCACTGCCAGCCTGGCAAAG TATGCCGACCCCGTGGCTGACCTGTTGGACCAATGGAGCGTCTTCCGGGCTCGTCTTTTCAGGGAATCCTGCGTTTTCCACCGAGGGAACTATGTGAAAGACCTCAGCCGACTGGGCAGAGAGCTCagcaaagtcatcatcattgacAACTCGCCTGCCTCCTACATCTTCCACCCTGAGAATGCG GTCCCGGTGCAGTCGTGGTTTGACGACATGGCCGACACAGAGCTGCTGGATCTGATTCCCCTGTTTGAAGGTCTCAGTAAGGAAGAAGATGTTTACAGTCTGCTACAGAGTCTGAGGGACAGGTAG
- the ctdspla gene encoding CTD (carboxy-terminal domain, RNA polymerase II, polypeptide A) small phosphatase-like a isoform X2 — translation MDNTSIITQVANPKEEENNSTSPDKVSQSNSSLKKQRSRSIFSPFFCCFRNYNDYHVEAPATNKTLTLPPTPEENGSPPKPPAKFLLPEVSISDYGKNCVVIDLDETLVHSSFKPISNADFIVPVEIDGTVHQVYVLKRPHVDEFLQKMGELFECVLFTASLAKYADPVADLLDQWSVFRARLFRESCVFHRGNYVKDLSRLGRELSKVIIIDNSPASYIFHPENAVPVQSWFDDMADTELLDLIPLFEGLSKEEDVYSLLQSLRDR, via the exons TCTCTCAGTCCAACAGCAGCCTAAAGAAGCAGCGGAGTCGCAGCATCTTTAGccccttcttctgctgcttccgAAACTACAATGACTACCATGTGGAGGCCCCGGCCACCAACAAGACCCTCACTCTTCCCCCCACACCGGAGGAGAACGGCAGTCCTCCCAAA CCTCCAGCCAAGTTCCTGTTGCCGGAGGTCAGTATATCAGACTATGGCAAGAACTGTGTGGTGATCGACCTGGACGAGACCCTCGTTCACAGCTCCTTCAAG CCTATTAGCAATGCCGACTTCATCGTTCCAGTGGAGATAGATGGGACTGTTCACCAG GTGTACGTGCTGAAGAGACCCCATGTGGACGAGTTCCTCCAGAAGATGGGGGAGCTGTTTGAGTGTGTTCTCTTCACTGCCAGCCTGGCAAAG TATGCCGACCCCGTGGCTGACCTGTTGGACCAATGGAGCGTCTTCCGGGCTCGTCTTTTCAGGGAATCCTGCGTTTTCCACCGAGGGAACTATGTGAAAGACCTCAGCCGACTGGGCAGAGAGCTCagcaaagtcatcatcattgacAACTCGCCTGCCTCCTACATCTTCCACCCTGAGAATGCG GTCCCGGTGCAGTCGTGGTTTGACGACATGGCCGACACAGAGCTGCTGGATCTGATTCCCCTGTTTGAAGGTCTCAGTAAGGAAGAAGATGTTTACAGTCTGCTACAGAGTCTGAGGGACAGGTAG
- the vill gene encoding villin-1 isoform X1 produces MTSFHMEPRRQSKSGSLWSKERDGPSFRNTQHLVATKMNNDRRSFRNINKKPGLQIWSINDMQMSPVPARSYGNFFEGDCYIVLNIRESKYSTQLASDIHYWIGKTSSQDEQGAAAILVTQIDDHLGGLPVQHREVQGYESIRFKSYFKNGIIYKKGGVASGFKHVVTNSYNVLRLLHVKGRKNVIATEVDVSWASFNNDDIFLLDVGKAIVQWSGPQSNRKEMLKAILLAQDIRDRERGGRAQIGIVEGGHEQDSPELMKIMTSVLGPKPSQLKRGTPDDQADGMFTDIIRLYHVYEQSGNLVVQEVAVQPLTQDLLLSSDCYILDHGGSCVMVWKGKNASPAERKGALNRAVGFIKAKNYPSITRVEVMAEGGESAMFKQLFQSWTEKGQTHGLGTTHSFGKIAKVDQVKFDVMQLHARPELAAYHRMVDDACGDVKVWRIEKLELAEVKPRTYGQFYGGDCYLVLYTYQKAGQPQYIIYMWQGRHATQDEITACAFQAVNIDNQFNGAPVQVRVVMGKEPRHFLAIFKGKFIIFEGGTGRSSGAYLDSGVKLFQVRGTDEMNTMATEVPPKAASLNSNDVFLLKTNHICYLWYGKGCNGDERVMGRSISDVISRQEKQVVTEGQEPHEFWISLGGKAPYACGREFEEEKPAYSPRLFECSNQTGQFRMTEVGDVAQCDLDEEDVMLLDTWHDIFLWVGKLANEVETRESWRSAVEYLRSHPAGRDPDTPIIFVKQGHEPPTFTGWFNAWDPLKWSEGNSYEALKLKLSDTAAISQITLELGNTDLTTTDGYRAPGGPTSPIPFYRVHGDVSARRSNPSSPSTPRVQHFVPLSPIRNYSPTQPRAKAFSPEHLLGKDPSELPEGVDATQREVYLSDEDFENVIGTSRADFLRLPKWRQDDLKKKAGIF; encoded by the exons ATGACCTCGTTCCACATGGAGCCCAGAAGGCAGTCCAAAAGTGGAAGCCTGTGGTCGAAG GAGAGAGACGGACCATCTTTCCGCAACACTCAACACCTG GTTGCCACAAAGATGAACAATGACAGACGCTCATTTAGAAATATCAACAAAAAACCCGGCCTTCAAATATGGTCCATTAAC GACATGCAGATGTCACCGGTCCCagcgagaagttatggcaactTCTTCGAAGGAGACTGTTATATTGTGCTGAAC ATAAGGGAGAGCAAATACTCCACCCAACTGGCATCAGACATCCACTACTGGATCGGAAAAACATCTTCGCAGGATGAACAAGGCGCAGCGGCCATTTTGGTCACCCAAATAGACGACCACTTGGGCGGTCTTCCCGTCCAGCACAGGGAGGTGCAGGGATATGAGTCGATTCGATTCAAGAGCTATTTCAAAAATGGAATCAT CTACAAAAAGGGTGGGGTGGCTTCTGGCTTCAAACATGTGGTCACAAATTCCTACAATGTGTTGCGGCTGCTCCATGTCAAAGGGAGAAAGAACGTTATCGCAACCGAG GTGGATGTTTCATGGGCCAGCTTCAACAATGATGACATATTTCTGCTGGACGTGGGGAAGGCCATTGTGCAGTGGAGCGGACCTCAGAGCAACAGGAAGGAGATGCTCAAG GCAATCTTGCTGGCTCAGGACATACGGGACCGGGAGCGAGGGGGGCGTGCACAGATTGGAATTGTGGAGGGTGGACACGAGCAGGACTCCCCGGAGTTGATGAAGATCATGACCTCAGTTCTTGGCCCCAAACCTTCCCAGTTGAAGAGAGGCACTCCTGATGACCAGGCCGACGGCATGTTCACCGACATCATCCGCCTGTATCA TGTTTATGAACAGAGCGGCAACCTTGTAGTTCAAGAGGTGGCGGTGCAGCCTCTGACTCAGGACCTGCTGCTCTCCTCC GACTGTTATATATTGGACCACGGTGGCTCCTGTGTCATGGTGTGGAAAGGGAAGAATGCCTCGCCTGCAGAGCGAAAGGGAGCCCTGAACAGAGCAGTG GGCTTCATCAAGGCCAAGAACTACCCTTCAATCACCAGGGTGGAGGTGATGGCAGAGGGAGGTGAGTCTGCCATGTTCAAACAATTGTTCCAGTCCTGGACCGAAAAAGGACAAACACATGGACTCGGAACCACCCACAGCTTCGGCAAGATCG CAAAGGTTGACCAAGTCAAGTTCGATGTGATGCAGCTTCATGCTCGTCCGGAACTGGCAGCATATCATCGCATGGTGGACGATGCCTGTGGAGACGTGAAG GTCTGGCGTATAGAGAAGCTGGAACTCGCAGAGGTGAAACCACGAACTTACGGACAGTTCTATGGTGGAGACTGCTACCTGGTGCTGTACACCTACCAGAAGGCAGGACAGCCGCAGTATATTATCTACATGTGGCAG GGTCGCCATGCTACTCAGGACGAGATCACGGCATGTGCTTTCCAGGCGGTCAACATCGACAACCAGTTCAATGGAGCACCGGTCCAAGTCAGAGTTGTCATGGGAAAGGAGCCTCGTCATTTTCTGGCCATTTTCAAAGGCAAATTCATCATCTTTGAG GGGGGCACAGGCCGCAGCAGTGGAGCCTACTTGGACTCTGGAGTCAAGCTCTTCCAGGTCAGAGGGACGGATGAGATGAACACTATGGCCACCGAAGTCCCACCGAAAGCTGCTTCCCTCAACAGCAACGATGTTTTCTTGCTGAAGACCAATCACATTTGCTACCTGTGGTACGGAAAG GGTTGTAACGGAGATGAGAGGGTGATGGGTAGATCCATATCAGATGTGATCTCCAGACAAGAGAAACAGGTGGTGACGGAGGGTCAGGAACCTCACGAATTCTGGATCTCTTTGGGAGGAAAAGCTCCTTATGCCTGTGGCAGAGA ATTCGAGGAGGAGAAGCCTGCTTACAGTCCCCGGCTGTTTGAGTGCTCCAACCAGACCGGTCAGTTTCGGATGACTGAGGTGGGCGACGTTGCTCAGTGCGACCTGGACGAGGAGGAcgtgatgctgctggacacttGGCATGAT ATTTTCTTGTGGGTTGGAAAGTTGGCCAACGAAGTGGAAACCAGGGAGTCTTGGAGAAGCGCTGTGGAATATCTGAGGAGTCACCCAGCCGGCCGCGACCCGGACACACCAATCATATTTGTCAAGCAGGGACATGAACCACCCACCTTCACCGGCTGGTTCAACGCCTGGGATCCTCTCAAGTGGAGT GAAGGAAACTCCTACGAGGCACTGAAACTAAAGCTGAGTGACACAGCAGCCATCTCTCAGATCACACTT GAACTGGGCAACACTGATCTGACCACGACGGATGGGTACAGAGCTCCAGGAGGTCCCACAAGCCCTATTCCATTCTACAGGGTCCACGGGGATGTGTCTGCCAGGCGGTCCAATCCTTCCAGTCCGTCCACCCCCAGAGTCCAACACTTCGTTCCACTGTCCCCCATTAGAAACTACAGTCCAACCCAACCACGTGCCAAGGCCTTCAGCCCAGAGCATCTCCTTGGTAAGGATCCAAGTGAGCTGCCCGAGGGAGTGGATGCCACCCAGAGAGAG GTATATCTGTCCGATGAGGACTTTGAAAACGTGATCGGGACCAGCCGCGCTGACTTCCTGCGTCTGCCCAAGTGGAGGCAGGACGACCTGAAGAAGAAAGCAGGGATTTTCTAA
- the vill gene encoding villin-1 isoform X2 yields MTSFHMEPRRQSKSGSLWSKERDGPSFRNTQHLVATKMNNDRRSFRNINKKPGLQIWSINDMQMSPVPARSYGNFFEGDCYIVLNIRESKYSTQLASDIHYWIGKTSSQDEQGAAAILVTQIDDHLGGLPVQHREVQGYESIRFKSYFKNGIIYKKGGVASGFKHVVTNSYNVLRLLHVKGRKNVIATEVDVSWASFNNDDIFLLDVGKAIVQWSGPQSNRKEMLKAILLAQDIRDRERGGRAQIGIVEGGHEQDSPELMKIMTSVLGPKPSQLKRGTPDDQADGMFTDIIRLYHVYEQSGNLVVQEVAVQPLTQDLLLSSDCYILDHGGSCVMVWKGKNASPAERKGALNRAVGFIKAKNYPSITRVEVMAEGGESAMFKQLFQSWTEKGQTHGLGTTHSFGKIAKVDQVKFDVMQLHARPELAAYHRMVDDACGDVKVWRIEKLELAEVKPRTYGQFYGGDCYLVLYTYQKAGQPQYIIYMWQGRHATQDEITACAFQAVNIDNQFNGAPVQVRVVMGKEPRHFLAIFKGKFIIFEGGTGRSSGAYLDSGVKLFQVRGTDEMNTMATEVPPKAASLNSNDVFLLKTNHICYLWYGKGCNGDERVMGRSISDVISRQEKQVVTEGQEPHEFWISLGGKAPYACGREFEEEKPAYSPRLFECSNQTGQFRMTEVGDVAQCDLDEEDVMLLDTWHDIFLWVGKLANEVETRESWRSAVEYLRSHPAGRDPDTPIIFVKQGHEPPTFTGWFNAWDPLKWSELGNTDLTTTDGYRAPGGPTSPIPFYRVHGDVSARRSNPSSPSTPRVQHFVPLSPIRNYSPTQPRAKAFSPEHLLGKDPSELPEGVDATQREVYLSDEDFENVIGTSRADFLRLPKWRQDDLKKKAGIF; encoded by the exons ATGACCTCGTTCCACATGGAGCCCAGAAGGCAGTCCAAAAGTGGAAGCCTGTGGTCGAAG GAGAGAGACGGACCATCTTTCCGCAACACTCAACACCTG GTTGCCACAAAGATGAACAATGACAGACGCTCATTTAGAAATATCAACAAAAAACCCGGCCTTCAAATATGGTCCATTAAC GACATGCAGATGTCACCGGTCCCagcgagaagttatggcaactTCTTCGAAGGAGACTGTTATATTGTGCTGAAC ATAAGGGAGAGCAAATACTCCACCCAACTGGCATCAGACATCCACTACTGGATCGGAAAAACATCTTCGCAGGATGAACAAGGCGCAGCGGCCATTTTGGTCACCCAAATAGACGACCACTTGGGCGGTCTTCCCGTCCAGCACAGGGAGGTGCAGGGATATGAGTCGATTCGATTCAAGAGCTATTTCAAAAATGGAATCAT CTACAAAAAGGGTGGGGTGGCTTCTGGCTTCAAACATGTGGTCACAAATTCCTACAATGTGTTGCGGCTGCTCCATGTCAAAGGGAGAAAGAACGTTATCGCAACCGAG GTGGATGTTTCATGGGCCAGCTTCAACAATGATGACATATTTCTGCTGGACGTGGGGAAGGCCATTGTGCAGTGGAGCGGACCTCAGAGCAACAGGAAGGAGATGCTCAAG GCAATCTTGCTGGCTCAGGACATACGGGACCGGGAGCGAGGGGGGCGTGCACAGATTGGAATTGTGGAGGGTGGACACGAGCAGGACTCCCCGGAGTTGATGAAGATCATGACCTCAGTTCTTGGCCCCAAACCTTCCCAGTTGAAGAGAGGCACTCCTGATGACCAGGCCGACGGCATGTTCACCGACATCATCCGCCTGTATCA TGTTTATGAACAGAGCGGCAACCTTGTAGTTCAAGAGGTGGCGGTGCAGCCTCTGACTCAGGACCTGCTGCTCTCCTCC GACTGTTATATATTGGACCACGGTGGCTCCTGTGTCATGGTGTGGAAAGGGAAGAATGCCTCGCCTGCAGAGCGAAAGGGAGCCCTGAACAGAGCAGTG GGCTTCATCAAGGCCAAGAACTACCCTTCAATCACCAGGGTGGAGGTGATGGCAGAGGGAGGTGAGTCTGCCATGTTCAAACAATTGTTCCAGTCCTGGACCGAAAAAGGACAAACACATGGACTCGGAACCACCCACAGCTTCGGCAAGATCG CAAAGGTTGACCAAGTCAAGTTCGATGTGATGCAGCTTCATGCTCGTCCGGAACTGGCAGCATATCATCGCATGGTGGACGATGCCTGTGGAGACGTGAAG GTCTGGCGTATAGAGAAGCTGGAACTCGCAGAGGTGAAACCACGAACTTACGGACAGTTCTATGGTGGAGACTGCTACCTGGTGCTGTACACCTACCAGAAGGCAGGACAGCCGCAGTATATTATCTACATGTGGCAG GGTCGCCATGCTACTCAGGACGAGATCACGGCATGTGCTTTCCAGGCGGTCAACATCGACAACCAGTTCAATGGAGCACCGGTCCAAGTCAGAGTTGTCATGGGAAAGGAGCCTCGTCATTTTCTGGCCATTTTCAAAGGCAAATTCATCATCTTTGAG GGGGGCACAGGCCGCAGCAGTGGAGCCTACTTGGACTCTGGAGTCAAGCTCTTCCAGGTCAGAGGGACGGATGAGATGAACACTATGGCCACCGAAGTCCCACCGAAAGCTGCTTCCCTCAACAGCAACGATGTTTTCTTGCTGAAGACCAATCACATTTGCTACCTGTGGTACGGAAAG GGTTGTAACGGAGATGAGAGGGTGATGGGTAGATCCATATCAGATGTGATCTCCAGACAAGAGAAACAGGTGGTGACGGAGGGTCAGGAACCTCACGAATTCTGGATCTCTTTGGGAGGAAAAGCTCCTTATGCCTGTGGCAGAGA ATTCGAGGAGGAGAAGCCTGCTTACAGTCCCCGGCTGTTTGAGTGCTCCAACCAGACCGGTCAGTTTCGGATGACTGAGGTGGGCGACGTTGCTCAGTGCGACCTGGACGAGGAGGAcgtgatgctgctggacacttGGCATGAT ATTTTCTTGTGGGTTGGAAAGTTGGCCAACGAAGTGGAAACCAGGGAGTCTTGGAGAAGCGCTGTGGAATATCTGAGGAGTCACCCAGCCGGCCGCGACCCGGACACACCAATCATATTTGTCAAGCAGGGACATGAACCACCCACCTTCACCGGCTGGTTCAACGCCTGGGATCCTCTCAAGTGGAGT GAACTGGGCAACACTGATCTGACCACGACGGATGGGTACAGAGCTCCAGGAGGTCCCACAAGCCCTATTCCATTCTACAGGGTCCACGGGGATGTGTCTGCCAGGCGGTCCAATCCTTCCAGTCCGTCCACCCCCAGAGTCCAACACTTCGTTCCACTGTCCCCCATTAGAAACTACAGTCCAACCCAACCACGTGCCAAGGCCTTCAGCCCAGAGCATCTCCTTGGTAAGGATCCAAGTGAGCTGCCCGAGGGAGTGGATGCCACCCAGAGAGAG GTATATCTGTCCGATGAGGACTTTGAAAACGTGATCGGGACCAGCCGCGCTGACTTCCTGCGTCTGCCCAAGTGGAGGCAGGACGACCTGAAGAAGAAAGCAGGGATTTTCTAA
- the vill gene encoding villin-1 isoform X3 encodes MNNDRRSFRNINKKPGLQIWSINDMQMSPVPARSYGNFFEGDCYIVLNIRESKYSTQLASDIHYWIGKTSSQDEQGAAAILVTQIDDHLGGLPVQHREVQGYESIRFKSYFKNGIIYKKGGVASGFKHVVTNSYNVLRLLHVKGRKNVIATEVDVSWASFNNDDIFLLDVGKAIVQWSGPQSNRKEMLKAILLAQDIRDRERGGRAQIGIVEGGHEQDSPELMKIMTSVLGPKPSQLKRGTPDDQADGMFTDIIRLYHVYEQSGNLVVQEVAVQPLTQDLLLSSDCYILDHGGSCVMVWKGKNASPAERKGALNRAVGFIKAKNYPSITRVEVMAEGGESAMFKQLFQSWTEKGQTHGLGTTHSFGKIAKVDQVKFDVMQLHARPELAAYHRMVDDACGDVKVWRIEKLELAEVKPRTYGQFYGGDCYLVLYTYQKAGQPQYIIYMWQGRHATQDEITACAFQAVNIDNQFNGAPVQVRVVMGKEPRHFLAIFKGKFIIFEGGTGRSSGAYLDSGVKLFQVRGTDEMNTMATEVPPKAASLNSNDVFLLKTNHICYLWYGKGCNGDERVMGRSISDVISRQEKQVVTEGQEPHEFWISLGGKAPYACGREFEEEKPAYSPRLFECSNQTGQFRMTEVGDVAQCDLDEEDVMLLDTWHDIFLWVGKLANEVETRESWRSAVEYLRSHPAGRDPDTPIIFVKQGHEPPTFTGWFNAWDPLKWSEGNSYEALKLKLSDTAAISQITLELGNTDLTTTDGYRAPGGPTSPIPFYRVHGDVSARRSNPSSPSTPRVQHFVPLSPIRNYSPTQPRAKAFSPEHLLGKDPSELPEGVDATQREVYLSDEDFENVIGTSRADFLRLPKWRQDDLKKKAGIF; translated from the exons ATGAACAATGACAGACGCTCATTTAGAAATATCAACAAAAAACCCGGCCTTCAAATATGGTCCATTAAC GACATGCAGATGTCACCGGTCCCagcgagaagttatggcaactTCTTCGAAGGAGACTGTTATATTGTGCTGAAC ATAAGGGAGAGCAAATACTCCACCCAACTGGCATCAGACATCCACTACTGGATCGGAAAAACATCTTCGCAGGATGAACAAGGCGCAGCGGCCATTTTGGTCACCCAAATAGACGACCACTTGGGCGGTCTTCCCGTCCAGCACAGGGAGGTGCAGGGATATGAGTCGATTCGATTCAAGAGCTATTTCAAAAATGGAATCAT CTACAAAAAGGGTGGGGTGGCTTCTGGCTTCAAACATGTGGTCACAAATTCCTACAATGTGTTGCGGCTGCTCCATGTCAAAGGGAGAAAGAACGTTATCGCAACCGAG GTGGATGTTTCATGGGCCAGCTTCAACAATGATGACATATTTCTGCTGGACGTGGGGAAGGCCATTGTGCAGTGGAGCGGACCTCAGAGCAACAGGAAGGAGATGCTCAAG GCAATCTTGCTGGCTCAGGACATACGGGACCGGGAGCGAGGGGGGCGTGCACAGATTGGAATTGTGGAGGGTGGACACGAGCAGGACTCCCCGGAGTTGATGAAGATCATGACCTCAGTTCTTGGCCCCAAACCTTCCCAGTTGAAGAGAGGCACTCCTGATGACCAGGCCGACGGCATGTTCACCGACATCATCCGCCTGTATCA TGTTTATGAACAGAGCGGCAACCTTGTAGTTCAAGAGGTGGCGGTGCAGCCTCTGACTCAGGACCTGCTGCTCTCCTCC GACTGTTATATATTGGACCACGGTGGCTCCTGTGTCATGGTGTGGAAAGGGAAGAATGCCTCGCCTGCAGAGCGAAAGGGAGCCCTGAACAGAGCAGTG GGCTTCATCAAGGCCAAGAACTACCCTTCAATCACCAGGGTGGAGGTGATGGCAGAGGGAGGTGAGTCTGCCATGTTCAAACAATTGTTCCAGTCCTGGACCGAAAAAGGACAAACACATGGACTCGGAACCACCCACAGCTTCGGCAAGATCG CAAAGGTTGACCAAGTCAAGTTCGATGTGATGCAGCTTCATGCTCGTCCGGAACTGGCAGCATATCATCGCATGGTGGACGATGCCTGTGGAGACGTGAAG GTCTGGCGTATAGAGAAGCTGGAACTCGCAGAGGTGAAACCACGAACTTACGGACAGTTCTATGGTGGAGACTGCTACCTGGTGCTGTACACCTACCAGAAGGCAGGACAGCCGCAGTATATTATCTACATGTGGCAG GGTCGCCATGCTACTCAGGACGAGATCACGGCATGTGCTTTCCAGGCGGTCAACATCGACAACCAGTTCAATGGAGCACCGGTCCAAGTCAGAGTTGTCATGGGAAAGGAGCCTCGTCATTTTCTGGCCATTTTCAAAGGCAAATTCATCATCTTTGAG GGGGGCACAGGCCGCAGCAGTGGAGCCTACTTGGACTCTGGAGTCAAGCTCTTCCAGGTCAGAGGGACGGATGAGATGAACACTATGGCCACCGAAGTCCCACCGAAAGCTGCTTCCCTCAACAGCAACGATGTTTTCTTGCTGAAGACCAATCACATTTGCTACCTGTGGTACGGAAAG GGTTGTAACGGAGATGAGAGGGTGATGGGTAGATCCATATCAGATGTGATCTCCAGACAAGAGAAACAGGTGGTGACGGAGGGTCAGGAACCTCACGAATTCTGGATCTCTTTGGGAGGAAAAGCTCCTTATGCCTGTGGCAGAGA ATTCGAGGAGGAGAAGCCTGCTTACAGTCCCCGGCTGTTTGAGTGCTCCAACCAGACCGGTCAGTTTCGGATGACTGAGGTGGGCGACGTTGCTCAGTGCGACCTGGACGAGGAGGAcgtgatgctgctggacacttGGCATGAT ATTTTCTTGTGGGTTGGAAAGTTGGCCAACGAAGTGGAAACCAGGGAGTCTTGGAGAAGCGCTGTGGAATATCTGAGGAGTCACCCAGCCGGCCGCGACCCGGACACACCAATCATATTTGTCAAGCAGGGACATGAACCACCCACCTTCACCGGCTGGTTCAACGCCTGGGATCCTCTCAAGTGGAGT GAAGGAAACTCCTACGAGGCACTGAAACTAAAGCTGAGTGACACAGCAGCCATCTCTCAGATCACACTT GAACTGGGCAACACTGATCTGACCACGACGGATGGGTACAGAGCTCCAGGAGGTCCCACAAGCCCTATTCCATTCTACAGGGTCCACGGGGATGTGTCTGCCAGGCGGTCCAATCCTTCCAGTCCGTCCACCCCCAGAGTCCAACACTTCGTTCCACTGTCCCCCATTAGAAACTACAGTCCAACCCAACCACGTGCCAAGGCCTTCAGCCCAGAGCATCTCCTTGGTAAGGATCCAAGTGAGCTGCCCGAGGGAGTGGATGCCACCCAGAGAGAG GTATATCTGTCCGATGAGGACTTTGAAAACGTGATCGGGACCAGCCGCGCTGACTTCCTGCGTCTGCCCAAGTGGAGGCAGGACGACCTGAAGAAGAAAGCAGGGATTTTCTAA